In one window of Borrelia anserina Es DNA:
- a CDS encoding chemotaxis protein CheX: MRIDYIEPFLDAASSVLRDMLLVEDIQMGSPGLKSINQKIRGVSVIVGLAGSVEGSIIIDMDIDTALFVASKLNFEEYVDFDDEETKEMVAATLTEVGNIIAGNFVTTLHAKGFVFDITPPAFIYGENMKISNKGSEALIVPFTLPDGKIIEVNIAIRERV; the protein is encoded by the coding sequence ATGAGGATAGATTATATAGAGCCATTTTTAGATGCTGCTTCTTCAGTTTTAAGGGATATGTTGCTTGTTGAAGATATTCAGATGGGTAGTCCTGGTCTTAAGTCGATTAATCAAAAGATCAGAGGTGTGTCTGTAATTGTGGGACTTGCGGGTTCTGTTGAGGGTAGCATTATTATTGATATGGATATTGATACTGCGCTTTTTGTTGCCTCTAAGTTGAATTTTGAGGAGTATGTTGACTTTGATGATGAAGAAACTAAAGAAATGGTAGCTGCAACTCTTACAGAAGTTGGTAATATTATTGCTGGTAATTTTGTTACTACTTTACATGCAAAGGGTTTTGTATTTGATATAACCCCACCAGCTTTTATTTATGGAGAAAATATGAAAATAAGTAATAAGGGTTCTGAAGCATTGATAGTGCCATTTACTTTGCCAGATGGTAAAATTATTGAAGTTAATATTGCAATAAGAGAGAGGGTTTGA
- a CDS encoding CheR family methyltransferase, protein MEIKEICLGERNLSSRDKRLSSINLDFKVVSFNIGNDNYLVDIMQVKEIRKSSNFTSIPNAKKYVVGLDNLRGEIISIIDLRIMFNLEVVEKDLEDIMVLKNDDLLIGVIVDKVNNVFSIDSSLIQDPHPILSQEALIHYIKGVVKYGEKLYILLNVDKIFNYDDREKEFLLEDGNNNADEINAFGNEGKSLSYSNDSLGLSEVSASEFARLSKDGLDDLKVVKENLFKYSFNASLVSDEFLREVSVKLDIANINDLAYDNFLNEFYSKSSGCLWDDEYLEKFQDEIVKRYVNNMSDIGTVLNIFEIGCGNGKETISFVNALYESYKNPFKVIAIDNDLVKVIGTSSLVFSESEINLSDIYRRNSFEQSPGVYKFKPEIMNSILYEYSDAILSEFPDNLGIIFLRDVLCFLNDDGQFLILDAIAERSVRGAILILGDHEELKNNDIFVKDRSIKYFNLYKKIERRN, encoded by the coding sequence ATGGAAATAAAAGAGATATGTTTAGGTGAGCGTAATTTAAGTAGCCGGGATAAAAGATTAAGTTCTATTAATTTGGATTTTAAAGTAGTATCTTTCAATATTGGTAATGATAATTATCTAGTAGATATTATGCAAGTTAAGGAGATTAGGAAATCTAGTAATTTTACATCTATTCCAAATGCTAAGAAATATGTGGTTGGTCTTGATAATTTAAGAGGGGAGATAATCTCTATTATTGATTTGAGAATAATGTTCAATTTGGAAGTTGTTGAGAAAGACCTTGAAGATATTATGGTCCTTAAAAATGACGATTTATTAATAGGGGTCATTGTTGATAAAGTTAATAATGTCTTTTCAATTGATTCTTCTCTAATTCAAGATCCTCATCCTATTTTATCTCAGGAGGCACTTATACATTATATAAAGGGAGTAGTGAAATATGGTGAAAAATTGTATATTCTTCTTAATGTTGATAAGATTTTTAATTATGATGATAGAGAAAAAGAGTTTTTATTGGAGGATGGTAACAATAATGCGGATGAGATAAATGCTTTTGGGAATGAAGGCAAGTCGTTATCTTATAGCAATGATTCTTTAGGCTTATCAGAAGTATCTGCTAGTGAGTTTGCAAGGTTGTCTAAAGATGGTTTGGATGATTTGAAGGTTGTTAAAGAAAATCTTTTTAAATATTCTTTCAATGCATCTTTAGTAAGTGACGAGTTTTTAAGAGAAGTTAGTGTGAAATTAGATATTGCAAATATTAATGATTTGGCTTATGATAACTTTTTAAATGAATTTTATTCAAAATCATCAGGATGTTTATGGGATGATGAGTATTTAGAAAAGTTTCAAGATGAAATTGTTAAAAGATATGTTAATAATATGAGTGATATTGGTACTGTTTTGAATATTTTCGAGATTGGTTGTGGTAATGGGAAAGAGACGATATCTTTTGTAAATGCTTTGTATGAGTCTTACAAAAATCCTTTTAAGGTGATAGCCATTGATAATGATTTAGTTAAAGTTATTGGAACTTCTAGTTTAGTTTTCTCAGAGTCTGAGATTAATTTGAGCGATATTTATAGGAGAAATTCCTTTGAACAAAGCCCAGGAGTTTATAAATTCAAGCCAGAGATCATGAACAGTATTTTATATGAATATTCAGATGCTATTTTATCAGAATTTCCAGATAACTTGGGAATTATCTTTTTAAGAGATGTTTTATGTTTCTTAAATGATGATGGACAATTCTTGATTTTGGATGCGATTGCGGAAAGATCTGTTAGAGGTGCGATTTTGATTTTAGGAGATCATGAAGAACTTAAGAACAATGATATCTTTGTAAAAGATAGATCTATAAAGTATTTTAACCTATATAAAAAGATCGAAAGGAGAAATTAA
- a CDS encoding chemotaxis protein CheA: MLDSENAELLEIFFEEAQNLVDTLEENIMSLEDDPHNSETIDEIFRAAHTLKGSSASVDMMELSGFTHVIEDVFDAVRDNKLKICNGLVDLLLNSLDVIKDMLNARLNGDVYLQDVSELENKLRGFLGNKYQTTFVESVDSTNDNEFLLSSLELSDMREVVGLGQKVLRVVIHFDKDNPMSTIAGIQMFQALKDLGPILCTVPNYEQLIAGEFLKRVDYYLMCLNNRNVEDKINLSDVALSYTIDEFDIASELTKAVSRERDTVVHNTASQELQLSNDELISLREIVGDAKLFEVKLNFNKDNPMSTISGLQMLQALKSLGEVYKSIPDSEDLLSDKFFDCIVYYLISNTSVDSISRKVDLSDVVVSFDIKEIDLKNVKDVDLSIEVNSNVSVKESKKTPVNVNLIRIDSKRIDSILNLVSEAVISKSAYNQINSDMTSFLYGFNYFYDYQESFYNSFLIDLKMIFKDIGLELESSVENRIASLVGHNIDKALHDMVGLRDLLVKILQDSKFASNRLSRIITDLHESVLKTRMLPVSGIFSRFARVVRDLSKKLGKVVELSTEGEDTEVDKSIIDDLVDPLMHCVRNSMDHGLETVDERLSKGKNKTGHIILRAKHEGNVISIEIEDDGRGIDSNVIRQRSIEKGLIKKDSVLSESEILNLIFEPGFSTASQVTDVSGRGVGLDVVKNSVKKLNGTIVIDSKVNVGTTFKIKLPLTLVIVQGLLVKSGSEIYVFPLNSVLETHRISEDNIKLIENNHEVYDLREEVLSVLRLDELFNIKGDQNLYDKFLIVISVNDKKAGIVVDAILGEEDFVVKPIKDKYASSPGIVGATTLGNGKVVLIIDVFRLFYLKDMKG; the protein is encoded by the coding sequence ATGTTAGATTCAGAAAACGCAGAGCTTTTAGAGATTTTTTTTGAGGAAGCTCAAAATCTTGTGGATACTCTTGAAGAGAATATTATGTCGTTAGAAGATGATCCCCATAATTCAGAAACTATTGATGAGATATTTAGGGCAGCTCATACTCTGAAGGGTAGTTCAGCTTCTGTTGATATGATGGAACTTTCAGGGTTTACTCATGTTATTGAAGATGTATTTGATGCTGTTAGAGATAATAAGTTAAAGATATGTAATGGCCTTGTTGATTTACTTTTGAATTCGCTTGATGTAATAAAAGATATGCTTAATGCACGTCTTAATGGAGATGTTTATTTACAGGATGTAAGCGAGCTTGAAAATAAATTAAGAGGATTTTTAGGGAATAAATATCAGACAACTTTTGTAGAATCTGTAGATAGTACAAATGATAATGAATTTTTGCTTTCTTCCCTTGAGCTTAGTGATATGCGTGAAGTTGTAGGACTTGGACAGAAAGTTTTAAGAGTTGTTATTCACTTTGATAAAGATAATCCTATGTCAACAATTGCTGGTATACAAATGTTTCAAGCTTTAAAAGACTTAGGGCCAATTCTTTGTACTGTGCCTAATTATGAGCAACTTATTGCAGGGGAATTTTTAAAAAGGGTTGATTATTATTTAATGTGTTTAAATAATCGTAATGTTGAGGACAAAATAAACTTGTCTGATGTTGCTTTGAGTTATACAATTGATGAATTTGATATTGCTAGCGAGTTGACAAAGGCAGTTTCAAGGGAGAGGGATACTGTTGTTCATAATACTGCATCCCAGGAATTGCAACTTTCTAATGATGAGCTTATAAGTTTAAGAGAAATTGTGGGTGATGCTAAGTTATTTGAAGTGAAGTTAAATTTCAATAAAGATAATCCTATGTCAACAATTTCTGGACTTCAGATGTTGCAGGCGTTAAAAAGCTTGGGAGAAGTTTATAAATCTATTCCTGATAGTGAGGATTTATTGTCAGATAAGTTTTTTGATTGTATTGTATATTATTTGATATCCAATACTTCAGTTGATAGTATTTCTAGAAAGGTGGATTTATCAGATGTTGTTGTTAGTTTTGATATTAAAGAAATTGATTTAAAAAATGTTAAGGATGTGGATTTAAGTATTGAAGTTAATAGTAATGTTTCTGTTAAGGAATCTAAGAAAACACCTGTAAATGTTAATTTAATTAGGATTGATAGTAAAAGGATAGATTCTATATTAAACCTTGTAAGTGAGGCTGTTATAAGTAAGTCAGCTTATAATCAGATAAATTCTGATATGACATCTTTTCTTTATGGTTTTAATTATTTTTATGATTATCAAGAAAGTTTTTACAATAGTTTCTTGATAGATTTAAAGATGATTTTTAAGGATATAGGTTTAGAATTGGAAAGTTCTGTTGAAAATCGAATAGCAAGTTTGGTGGGACATAATATTGATAAAGCTTTACATGATATGGTGGGATTAAGAGATTTGTTGGTTAAAATCCTTCAAGATTCTAAATTTGCCTCTAATAGACTTTCTAGGATAATTACTGATTTGCATGAGAGTGTTTTGAAAACGAGAATGTTGCCAGTTTCTGGTATTTTTTCAAGATTTGCAAGAGTAGTAAGAGATCTTTCAAAGAAGTTAGGCAAAGTTGTAGAACTTAGTACTGAAGGTGAGGATACAGAGGTTGATAAATCTATCATAGATGATCTTGTAGATCCTTTGATGCATTGTGTTAGGAATTCTATGGATCATGGACTTGAAACTGTTGATGAAAGACTTAGCAAGGGCAAGAATAAAACTGGTCATATAATTTTGCGTGCCAAGCATGAGGGTAATGTGATATCAATTGAGATTGAAGATGATGGAAGAGGGATAGATTCCAATGTTATTAGACAAAGGTCAATTGAGAAAGGTTTAATAAAGAAAGATTCAGTTCTCTCTGAGAGTGAAATTCTCAACTTAATTTTCGAACCTGGATTCTCAACAGCTAGTCAGGTTACAGATGTTTCTGGTAGAGGTGTGGGACTTGATGTCGTTAAAAACAGTGTTAAGAAATTAAATGGAACTATTGTTATAGATTCAAAAGTTAATGTTGGTACTACTTTTAAAATAAAGCTTCCTTTAACATTAGTGATTGTGCAGGGTCTTCTTGTAAAATCTGGCAGTGAGATTTATGTTTTTCCTTTAAATAGTGTTCTTGAAACACATAGGATTAGTGAAGACAATATAAAGCTTATTGAAAATAACCATGAGGTTTATGATTTAAGGGAAGAAGTTTTATCTGTTCTTAGACTTGATGAGCTTTTTAATATCAAAGGTGATCAAAATTTATATGATAAGTTTTTAATAGTTATTAGCGTCAATGATAAAAAGGCAGGGATAGTTGTAGATGCTATTCTTGGAGAAGAAGATTTTGTTGTAAAGCCTATTAAAGATAAGTATGCCTCAAGTCCAGGGATAGTTGGAGCTACTACACTTGGTAATGGTAAGGTTGTCTTGATTATTGATGTGTTTAGACTTTTTTACCTAAAGGATATGAAAGGATAG